The following coding sequences are from one Lysinibacillus sp. FSL W8-0992 window:
- the hisC gene encoding histidinol-phosphate transaminase produces MKWKQQLDGMQAYKPGKPIEEVQREFGLQEVVKLASNENPFGCSPKVTAYLQNSAVNYAIYPDGYAQNLRSAVAKHVGVKETQLLFGNGSDDIIAILTRALLYPGVNTVMADPSFSQYIHNAEIEGAEVRKIPCIEGAHDLDAMAAAIDEHTSIVWVCSPNNPTGVVIADTDLRAFLAKVPSDVLVVLDEAYIEYVTHPGHKETLPLIDEYPNVILMRTFSKAYGLAAFRVGYAIGQPEVISKLDPVRAPFNNTILSQAVAAIALSDQDFLKTCCAANEIGKKQYVDFCEKHNLKYYPSDTNFIFFNTNADSDVVFQELMKRGFIIRSGNALGAPGFIRVTIGTEAQNAALLEHLEEVLKEQGVFA; encoded by the coding sequence ATGAAATGGAAACAACAATTGGACGGTATGCAAGCATATAAGCCAGGTAAACCAATTGAAGAAGTACAACGTGAATTTGGCTTACAAGAAGTCGTAAAGTTAGCATCAAATGAAAACCCATTTGGTTGCTCACCTAAGGTAACAGCATATTTACAAAATAGTGCAGTAAACTATGCAATCTATCCAGACGGCTATGCACAAAATTTACGTTCAGCTGTGGCAAAACATGTTGGTGTCAAAGAAACACAGCTTCTTTTTGGAAATGGTTCAGATGATATAATTGCAATTCTTACTCGTGCTCTGTTGTATCCAGGTGTGAATACAGTCATGGCAGATCCATCATTCTCACAATACATTCATAATGCTGAAATTGAAGGTGCGGAAGTTCGTAAAATTCCTTGTATTGAAGGTGCACACGACTTAGACGCAATGGCAGCAGCTATTGATGAACATACTTCTATTGTGTGGGTATGTAGTCCGAATAATCCAACAGGTGTAGTCATTGCAGATACAGATTTACGTGCATTTTTAGCGAAAGTACCAAGCGATGTGCTTGTAGTTTTAGATGAAGCGTATATCGAATATGTGACGCATCCAGGTCATAAAGAAACGCTACCTTTAATTGATGAGTATCCAAATGTGATATTAATGCGCACATTTTCTAAAGCATACGGTCTTGCCGCATTCCGAGTAGGCTATGCAATTGGTCAACCAGAAGTCATTTCAAAACTGGATCCAGTACGTGCACCGTTCAATAATACAATTTTAAGTCAAGCTGTAGCGGCGATTGCATTAAGTGATCAAGACTTTTTAAAAACTTGCTGTGCAGCAAATGAAATAGGTAAAAAACAATACGTTGATTTTTGTGAAAAGCATAATTTGAAATACTACCCATCTGATACAAACTTTATTTTCTTTAACACGAATGCTGATAGTGATGTTGTTTTCCAAGAGCTTATGAAGCGTGGTTTTATTATTCGTAGCGGTAATGCTCTAGGTGCGCCAGGTTTTATCCGTGTAACAATTGGTACGGAAGCACAAAATGCAGCATTATTAGAGCATCTTGAAGAAGTGTTAAAAGAACAAGGGGTTTTTGCATGA
- the aroH gene encoding chorismate mutase codes for MIRGLRGAITIELDKPELVWDETARLVREVVAANHVEIEDIASIVISTTPDITSAFPARAVRLMDGWQYVPVMCMHEMDVPDALPLCIRVLIHANVEMAQKDVQHIYLNDAVKLRPDLAQAK; via the coding sequence ATGATTCGTGGACTTAGAGGTGCAATTACAATTGAATTGGACAAGCCAGAGCTTGTATGGGATGAGACAGCGAGATTAGTGCGTGAGGTTGTGGCAGCAAATCATGTGGAGATAGAAGATATTGCATCAATCGTTATTTCAACGACACCAGATATTACATCGGCGTTTCCAGCACGTGCTGTAAGGTTAATGGACGGCTGGCAGTATGTGCCTGTTATGTGTATGCATGAAATGGATGTGCCAGATGCCCTGCCATTATGTATTCGTGTTTTAATCCATGCGAATGTGGAAATGGCACAAAAAGATGTTCAGCATATTTATTTAAATGATGCTGTGAAATTAAGACCAGATTTAGCCCAAGCTAAATAA
- the aroB gene encoding 3-dehydroquinate synthase, with translation MRVPVATKSHQYEVVLGHNFLAEAVKTFDDKLQKADKLIVFTDANVWAAQGEYFKGNFPYAFEVFVLPGGEACKTFEQYNAAQTFLLEQKCSRKSFIFAFGGGAVGDLTGFVAATYMRGVPFIQIPTTILAHDSAVGGKTAINHPLGKNMIGAFYQPEGVIYDTVFTESLPEREVRSGTAEVIKHAMISNAIWLQELMAADSVIHFSTSELAKHLKAGIEVKAKIVSEDETEQSVRKYLNLGHTYGHAIEAAAGYGKVAHGEAVMIGLVYCLLLSERYGKLNREFTTAFLRFALNNGYPFDAVNDYTFEQLTDYLLKDKKAEYGVLQFVLLEEIGKPFVRPIELAECKEVDAEFRQLLAEVLV, from the coding sequence ATGCGTGTACCAGTAGCAACAAAATCACATCAATATGAGGTAGTGCTTGGGCATAATTTTTTAGCCGAAGCAGTGAAAACATTTGATGATAAACTGCAAAAAGCAGATAAGCTTATTGTTTTTACAGATGCCAATGTGTGGGCAGCCCAAGGGGAATATTTCAAGGGGAATTTCCCATATGCGTTTGAGGTATTTGTGCTACCAGGTGGTGAGGCTTGTAAAACATTTGAACAATACAATGCAGCACAAACTTTCTTGCTTGAACAAAAATGTTCACGTAAATCATTTATTTTTGCATTTGGTGGAGGCGCAGTTGGAGATTTAACAGGCTTTGTTGCAGCTACATATATGCGTGGAGTGCCCTTTATCCAAATACCAACGACGATTTTAGCGCATGACTCAGCAGTAGGCGGTAAAACAGCTATTAACCATCCACTAGGCAAAAATATGATTGGTGCTTTCTATCAACCAGAAGGGGTAATTTATGATACGGTCTTTACAGAAAGCTTACCTGAGCGTGAAGTGCGTTCAGGTACAGCAGAGGTCATTAAGCATGCGATGATATCAAATGCCATTTGGCTTCAAGAGCTAATGGCTGCAGATTCAGTTATCCATTTTAGTACATCTGAATTGGCCAAACATTTAAAAGCTGGCATTGAAGTAAAGGCGAAAATTGTATCTGAAGATGAAACAGAGCAGTCAGTGCGCAAATATTTAAATTTGGGTCATACATATGGCCATGCAATAGAAGCAGCTGCGGGTTATGGTAAAGTTGCACATGGTGAAGCGGTGATGATTGGTCTTGTGTATTGTCTATTATTAAGTGAACGATATGGTAAGTTGAATCGTGAATTCACAACAGCATTTTTACGTTTTGCGCTGAATAATGGCTATCCTTTTGATGCGGTGAATGATTATACATTTGAACAATTAACAGACTATTTATTAAAAGATAAAAAAGCGGAATACGGTGTCCTACAATTTGTGTTACTCGAAGAAATTGGGAAGCCTTTTGTGCGACCAATTGAGTTAGCAGAATGCAAAGAGGTAGATGCTGAATTCCGACAGCTATTAGCGGAGGTGCTTGTATGA
- the aroC gene encoding chorismate synthase: protein MRYLTAGESHGPQLTTIIEGLPSLLPITAEKINHDLKRRQGGHGRGRRMQIETDTVEIVGGVRHGQTLGSPVALVVTNDDWKHWTKIMGAEPLADDVNPDDIKRQISRPRPGHADLVGGMKYGHRDLRNVLERSSARETTVRVAVGAVAKALLNELGISIVSHVTEIVGIKADTSVIEGKTVDEIRTIVEADPCYCVDPVASAKMVEAIDEAKKAGDSIGGVVEVIVEGMPAGIGSYVHYDRKLDAKLAAAMLSINAFKGVEFGIGFEMARRKGSEVHDEIIWSQEHGYTRATNRLGGLEGGMSTGMPIVVRGVMKPIPTLYKPLQSIDIETKEPFKASVERSDSCAVPAASVVAEHVIAWEIANAIMDQFHGDQLPQLKAQIEEQRRYAKEF from the coding sequence ATGCGTTACTTAACAGCAGGAGAATCACACGGACCGCAATTAACTACAATAATTGAGGGTTTACCGTCACTTTTACCAATTACAGCAGAAAAAATTAACCATGATTTAAAACGTCGCCAAGGAGGTCATGGCCGTGGTCGTCGTATGCAAATCGAAACGGATACAGTAGAAATAGTAGGTGGTGTTCGCCACGGACAAACACTTGGCTCTCCTGTCGCGTTAGTTGTCACAAATGATGACTGGAAGCATTGGACGAAAATTATGGGCGCGGAACCATTAGCAGATGATGTTAATCCTGATGATATTAAACGTCAAATTTCACGTCCACGTCCAGGACATGCTGATTTAGTAGGAGGCATGAAATATGGCCATCGAGATTTACGAAATGTTTTAGAACGTTCTTCTGCGCGTGAAACGACTGTCCGTGTTGCAGTTGGGGCTGTTGCGAAAGCATTATTAAATGAGCTAGGTATTTCAATTGTGTCACATGTAACGGAAATCGTAGGCATTAAAGCAGACACGTCTGTAATTGAAGGAAAGACTGTAGATGAAATTCGCACAATCGTCGAAGCAGATCCTTGCTACTGTGTAGATCCTGTTGCTTCAGCAAAAATGGTTGAGGCAATCGATGAAGCGAAAAAAGCAGGCGATTCTATTGGCGGTGTTGTTGAAGTAATCGTTGAAGGTATGCCAGCTGGTATTGGATCTTATGTTCATTACGACCGTAAACTAGATGCAAAATTAGCAGCAGCAATGTTGTCTATTAATGCTTTTAAAGGTGTTGAATTTGGTATTGGTTTTGAAATGGCTCGCCGTAAAGGTTCAGAAGTACATGACGAAATCATTTGGTCCCAAGAGCATGGCTATACTCGTGCTACGAATCGCCTTGGCGGCTTAGAAGGCGGAATGTCTACAGGCATGCCGATAGTTGTTCGAGGTGTTATGAAGCCAATTCCAACATTATATAAACCATTGCAAAGTATTGATATAGAGACAAAAGAACCGTTTAAAGCAAGCGTAGAACGTTCAGACAGCTGTGCAGTACCAGCAGCTTCAGTCGTAGCTGAACATGTTATTGCCTGGGAAATTGCCAACGCAATTATGGACCAATTTCATGGAGACCAACTACCACAATTAAAAGCACAAATTGAAGAACAACGCCGTTACGCAAAGGAGTTTTAA
- a CDS encoding CheR family methyltransferase, translating into MSDYEQFVEGIKRKTGIDLALYKEAQMKRRLTSLYEKKGYRNFVDFLKALEQDRDLMNEFLDRMTINVSEFYRNGKRWEVLQKKIFPKLLQSNKRLKIWSAACSTGEEPYSLAMVLSQLVPLSQIQIIATDLDENVIQKAKLGVYPERSLAEVPKDIQAKYFEQEGNFYRVKDEIKRCVTFKKHNLLNDHYDSHYDLIVCRNVMIYFTEEAKDQIYANFSKALRQDGILFVGSTEQIFNPSRYEFEVEDTFFYRKK; encoded by the coding sequence ATGTCTGATTATGAACAATTTGTTGAAGGTATTAAGCGCAAAACTGGAATTGATTTAGCGTTATATAAAGAAGCGCAAATGAAAAGACGATTGACCTCACTCTACGAGAAAAAGGGATATCGTAATTTTGTTGATTTTCTAAAAGCACTCGAGCAAGATCGTGATTTGATGAATGAGTTTTTAGATCGAATGACGATTAATGTGTCTGAGTTTTATCGAAATGGAAAGCGCTGGGAAGTATTACAAAAGAAAATTTTCCCGAAGTTACTACAATCCAACAAGCGTTTGAAAATTTGGAGTGCTGCATGTTCAACTGGAGAAGAGCCATATTCATTAGCAATGGTATTATCGCAATTAGTACCATTATCGCAAATTCAAATAATCGCCACTGATTTAGATGAAAATGTAATTCAAAAGGCAAAGCTAGGTGTTTATCCGGAGCGTTCTTTAGCAGAGGTGCCAAAAGATATTCAAGCAAAGTATTTTGAGCAAGAAGGAAACTTCTACCGAGTTAAAGATGAAATTAAGCGCTGTGTCACATTTAAAAAGCATAATCTGCTTAACGATCATTACGATTCTCATTATGATCTAATCGTATGTAGAAATGTTATGATATACTTTACGGAAGAAGCAAAGGATCAAATATATGCGAACTTCAGTAAAGCATTACGACAAGATGGCATATTATTTGTAGGATCAACGGAGCAAATTTTTAATCCATCTCGTTACGAATTTGAAGTAGAGGATACATTCTTCTATCGAAAAAAATAA
- a CDS encoding long-chain fatty acid--CoA ligase, which produces MHMMDTPLLLTSFLNRAERYFHAKKIYSRTSATTIHEFTYKEFAKRTRKLADALTTLGMDRGVKVGTFAWNHHRHLEAYFAVPCAGAVLHMINIRLAPEHIVYVINHAEDDILLIDENLVPVIAPIVSQLKTVKHFIIMGDDVELENSPLPNALSYEELLAVANDDFVFPDDIDENAPAGMCYTSATTGMPKGVVYTHRSIVLHSITAGLSDSIAICERDVVLPVVPMFHANAWGLPFASVLFGATQVLPGPMFTPQLLLDLFEQYKVTLTAGVPTIWLGVLQEQLQQPRDLSSLRSIICGGSASPIGLVRSFEEEQNIPYYTGYGMTETSPLVSLSTYLSHMQNYTTDEKMHVRTTQGITVPLLDMRIVNEHGEVPWDGKTMGEITLRGPWIANEYYKDERTTEAFKDGWLYTGDIAVMTPDGYIKITDRTKDLIKSGGEWISSVELENALMSHPKVFEAAVVAIPHEKWLERPLACVVLKPEHKDSITKEELLDSLRSQFHKTWIPDDVVFLDEVPKTSVGKFMKAKLRENLKDYRVEI; this is translated from the coding sequence ATGCATATGATGGATACACCTTTACTATTAACAAGTTTTTTAAATCGAGCTGAGCGATATTTTCATGCGAAGAAAATATATTCGCGTACTAGCGCTACAACAATTCATGAGTTTACCTATAAAGAGTTTGCCAAGCGTACCCGTAAATTAGCGGATGCTCTTACGACACTTGGTATGGATCGTGGTGTAAAAGTTGGTACTTTTGCTTGGAATCATCATCGCCATTTAGAGGCATATTTTGCTGTACCGTGTGCAGGGGCTGTGCTGCATATGATAAATATTCGACTAGCGCCTGAACATATCGTGTATGTAATTAATCATGCAGAAGATGATATTTTACTCATTGATGAAAATTTAGTGCCTGTCATTGCACCCATTGTGTCACAGCTTAAAACGGTGAAGCATTTTATTATCATGGGGGATGATGTTGAGTTAGAAAATTCGCCATTACCGAATGCTCTTTCCTATGAAGAACTTCTTGCAGTGGCAAATGATGATTTTGTCTTCCCAGATGATATTGATGAAAATGCACCAGCTGGTATGTGTTATACGAGTGCAACAACAGGCATGCCAAAGGGGGTTGTCTATACACATCGCAGTATAGTCCTTCATAGTATTACAGCGGGACTTTCTGATAGCATAGCAATATGCGAGCGCGATGTAGTGTTACCAGTCGTACCAATGTTTCATGCCAATGCCTGGGGCTTACCGTTTGCTAGTGTGTTATTTGGAGCGACGCAAGTATTACCAGGACCGATGTTTACGCCACAGCTATTACTCGATTTGTTTGAGCAGTACAAAGTAACGTTGACAGCGGGGGTTCCAACTATTTGGTTAGGCGTTTTACAAGAACAACTCCAACAGCCACGAGATTTATCTTCCTTACGTTCGATTATTTGTGGAGGTTCTGCATCTCCAATTGGTCTTGTGCGCAGCTTTGAGGAGGAGCAAAACATTCCGTATTATACAGGCTACGGTATGACAGAGACATCACCGCTTGTTAGCTTATCAACATACTTATCACACATGCAAAACTATACGACAGACGAAAAAATGCACGTTCGAACAACGCAAGGGATAACGGTACCTCTTCTTGATATGCGCATTGTAAATGAACATGGTGAGGTACCTTGGGATGGCAAGACAATGGGCGAAATTACATTAAGAGGCCCTTGGATTGCTAATGAGTATTATAAGGATGAGCGCACAACAGAAGCCTTTAAAGATGGTTGGTTATACACAGGAGATATTGCGGTTATGACGCCTGATGGATATATTAAAATTACAGATCGTACAAAAGATTTAATTAAGAGTGGTGGCGAATGGATTTCGTCAGTGGAGCTTGAAAATGCTTTGATGTCACATCCGAAAGTATTTGAAGCGGCAGTGGTGGCAATACCACATGAAAAGTGGCTGGAACGACCATTGGCATGTGTTGTTCTGAAACCTGAGCATAAAGACTCGATTACAAAGGAGGAGCTGTTGGACAGTTTGCGGTCACAGTTCCATAAAACATGGATTCCTGATGATGTAGTCTTTTTAGATGAAGTACCGAAAACATCTGTCGGAAAATTTATGAAAGCAAAGCTAAGGGAAAATTTAAAAGACTATCGTGTAGAAATTTAA
- a CDS encoding 3-hydroxyacyl-CoA dehydrogenase, giving the protein MKCHDVVAIVTGGASGLGEATVRKIVNEGGKAVIFDVNDERGHKITQELGESVRYARVDVTQEADVAAGLEHAIATFGRINVAVNCAGIADASKVISKRGVHALELFSKVISVNLIGTFNVIRLAAEKMQQNEPDEDGQRGVIINTASVAAFDGQIGQAAYSASKGGVAAMTLPIARELADLGIRVMTIAPGLIETPMFASLAEPARTALASMTPFPKRLGKPSEYAMLVESIIHNVMLNGEVIRLDGAIRMQPK; this is encoded by the coding sequence ATGAAATGTCATGACGTTGTCGCGATTGTAACAGGTGGTGCATCAGGCTTAGGAGAAGCGACTGTACGAAAAATTGTTAACGAAGGCGGCAAAGCGGTCATTTTCGATGTTAATGATGAAAGAGGGCATAAAATCACGCAGGAATTAGGCGAAAGTGTTCGCTACGCCCGCGTTGATGTGACACAGGAGGCAGATGTAGCTGCTGGGCTGGAGCATGCTATCGCAACATTTGGTCGAATTAATGTGGCGGTTAACTGTGCGGGGATTGCTGATGCAAGTAAAGTGATTTCAAAACGTGGAGTACATGCACTTGAGCTATTTTCTAAAGTAATTTCAGTTAATTTAATAGGCACATTTAATGTCATTCGACTTGCAGCCGAAAAAATGCAGCAAAACGAGCCCGACGAAGATGGACAACGAGGCGTTATTATTAATACAGCATCGGTTGCCGCTTTCGATGGTCAAATTGGACAAGCAGCTTATAGCGCTTCAAAGGGCGGAGTTGCTGCAATGACATTGCCGATTGCACGTGAGCTTGCAGATTTGGGAATACGCGTAATGACCATTGCGCCAGGGTTAATCGAAACGCCGATGTTTGCGTCATTAGCAGAGCCAGCTCGCACGGCACTAGCTAGTATGACGCCATTCCCCAAACGTCTTGGAAAACCATCTGAGTATGCGATGCTTGTGGAAAGTATTATTCATAATGTCATGCTCAACGGTGAGGTTATTCGCCTTGATGGTGCGATACGAATGCAGCCAAAATAA
- a CDS encoding thiolase family protein produces MREVVIVAAVRTAVGRSKGALKDVRADDLAADVLQEVIKRAGIDKGQVEDVIFGCVTQTGEQGANIARTALLMAGFPEKVPGVTIDRQCGSSQQAVHFGAQAILAGDMDVVIAGGVESMTRVPMFSNMQTAHKGKRLQENYHIIHQGLSAEKMAAKWQFSKDILNNFAYESHRRALAAIETGHFQQEIMPVHITQEDGTVTTFEVDEGPRADTTIERLHDLKTVFQEHGVITAGNASQMSDGASAVVLMSLAKAQELGIQPLAKIVTRVVIGSDPTLMLTGPIEATRQALKRSGLSIEDIDTYEVNEAFAPVPLAWLHEIGADQAKLNPDGGAIALGHPLGATGTKLLTTMLYRMQRENLRYGLLAICEGMGMANATIIEKM; encoded by the coding sequence ATGAGAGAAGTAGTGATTGTAGCAGCTGTTCGTACAGCGGTAGGGCGAAGCAAAGGCGCTTTAAAAGATGTACGTGCAGATGACTTAGCAGCAGATGTACTACAGGAAGTTATTAAGCGAGCAGGTATCGACAAAGGACAAGTAGAGGATGTTATTTTTGGTTGTGTTACACAAACAGGTGAACAAGGTGCAAATATTGCACGTACAGCTTTATTAATGGCAGGTTTCCCAGAGAAGGTTCCAGGTGTAACGATTGATCGACAATGCGGTTCTAGCCAGCAAGCTGTCCATTTTGGAGCACAAGCTATTTTAGCAGGGGATATGGATGTGGTGATTGCTGGTGGTGTTGAAAGTATGACAAGGGTGCCAATGTTTTCAAATATGCAAACTGCCCATAAAGGAAAACGCTTACAAGAAAATTATCATATTATTCATCAAGGGCTATCAGCTGAAAAAATGGCTGCAAAATGGCAGTTTTCAAAGGACATATTGAATAACTTTGCTTATGAAAGCCATAGACGAGCATTAGCAGCGATAGAGACAGGCCATTTTCAACAGGAAATTATGCCTGTCCATATAACACAAGAGGATGGAACCGTTACTACATTTGAAGTCGATGAAGGACCTCGCGCAGATACGACCATCGAACGATTACATGACTTGAAAACAGTTTTTCAAGAGCACGGAGTTATTACAGCTGGCAATGCAAGTCAAATGAGTGACGGTGCATCCGCTGTCGTGCTAATGTCGTTAGCAAAAGCACAGGAGCTAGGTATTCAACCGCTTGCAAAAATAGTGACACGCGTTGTAATAGGGTCAGATCCAACGCTTATGCTTACGGGCCCAATCGAGGCTACGAGACAAGCCTTAAAACGCTCAGGACTGTCAATTGAAGACATTGATACGTATGAGGTGAATGAAGCTTTTGCCCCTGTTCCTCTTGCTTGGTTACATGAAATTGGTGCAGACCAAGCAAAGCTAAATCCAGATGGCGGAGCAATTGCTTTAGGACACCCACTAGGTGCTACTGGTACAAAGTTGTTAACGACGATGTTATATCGGATGCAACGTGAAAACTTACGCTATGGCCTACTCGCTATTTGCGAAGGTATGGGGATGGCCAATGCCACAATTATTGAAAAAATGTAA
- the ndk gene encoding nucleoside-diphosphate kinase — MAIEQTFLMVKPDGVERQVVGDIVDRFERRGFLLKGAKLMVIPQELAEKHYAEHAERPFFGELVDFITSGPVFAMVWEGENVIKLARTMMGATKPEESNPGTIRGDYATTVSHNIIHGSDSLASAEREIGLFFGEDLV, encoded by the coding sequence ATGGCAATCGAACAAACTTTTTTAATGGTTAAACCTGATGGCGTAGAACGACAAGTAGTAGGAGATATCGTTGATCGTTTTGAACGTCGCGGTTTCTTATTAAAAGGCGCTAAATTAATGGTAATCCCTCAAGAATTAGCAGAAAAACACTATGCTGAGCATGCTGAACGTCCATTCTTCGGTGAATTAGTAGACTTCATCACTTCTGGTCCAGTATTCGCTATGGTATGGGAAGGCGAAAACGTAATTAAACTTGCTCGTACAATGATGGGTGCTACTAAACCAGAAGAATCTAACCCAGGTACAATCCGTGGTGACTACGCAACAACTGTTTCTCACAACATCATCCACGGTTCTGACTCTCTTGCATCTGCAGAGCGTGAAATTGGCTTATTTTTCGGTGAAGATTTAGTTTAA
- the hepT gene encoding heptaprenyl diphosphate synthase component II, with amino-acid sequence MEKMKLKLLYSDLKSDIDIIEQELEKAVNSSSHLINDASLHLLQAGGKRIRPIFVLLGAKFGDYDIEKMKNVAVPLELIHMASLVHDDVIDDSDMRRGRPTVKSQWNNRVAMYTGDFIFARALEYITKIEDPLVHQILARTMVEICNGEVIQIEDKFRLDQGLKDYFRRIKRKTALLISSSCEIGAVAAGVDAKTVSHLKRFGYFVGMSFQIIDDVLDIMATDKELGKPAGSDLLQGNITLPILLLKDDEQMQPYLAKVFAGTLTEPERQKMLQYVRKSDAITQANKMSDKYLKKALQEIDALPKHPIKKKLRDIALFMGKRKF; translated from the coding sequence GTGGAAAAGATGAAGTTAAAACTACTCTATTCCGATTTGAAGTCAGATATTGATATCATCGAACAAGAATTAGAAAAAGCGGTGAATTCGTCTTCGCATTTAATTAACGATGCTTCTCTCCATTTATTACAAGCTGGTGGCAAACGAATCCGACCAATTTTTGTGTTGCTTGGCGCAAAATTTGGCGATTATGATATCGAAAAGATGAAAAATGTGGCTGTGCCTTTAGAGCTCATTCACATGGCGTCGCTAGTGCATGATGATGTGATTGATGATTCCGATATGCGACGAGGACGTCCAACTGTCAAATCCCAATGGAATAACAGAGTAGCAATGTACACGGGCGATTTTATTTTTGCGCGTGCACTTGAATACATCACAAAAATCGAGGACCCACTTGTTCATCAAATTTTGGCACGAACAATGGTGGAAATTTGTAACGGTGAAGTTATTCAAATCGAAGACAAGTTTAGATTGGATCAGGGCTTAAAGGATTATTTCAGACGTATTAAACGTAAAACGGCATTACTTATTTCTTCTAGCTGTGAGATTGGTGCAGTCGCAGCAGGTGTAGATGCCAAAACTGTAAGCCATTTGAAACGCTTTGGTTACTTTGTGGGCATGAGCTTTCAAATAATCGATGATGTATTAGATATTATGGCGACAGATAAAGAATTAGGGAAGCCAGCAGGTAGTGACTTATTACAAGGGAATATTACTTTACCGATTTTGTTATTAAAAGATGATGAACAGATGCAGCCTTATTTAGCAAAAGTGTTTGCGGGAACATTAACAGAGCCCGAGCGCCAAAAAATGTTGCAATATGTGCGTAAATCTGATGCGATTACACAAGCTAATAAAATGAGCGACAAGTATTTAAAAAAAGCTTTACAAGAAATAGATGCTTTACCAAAACATCCAATTAAGAAAAAGCTTCGTGACATCGCTTTGTTTATGGGCAAGCGTAAATTCTAG
- a CDS encoding demethylmenaquinone methyltransferase, producing MAKSKEEHVHEVFESISENYDKLNGVISFQMHVGWRNDTMKRMAVKPGSKALDVCCGTADWTIALAEAVGESGEVKGLDFSKNMLKVGEQKITPYPQIELIQGNAMELPFPDDTFDYVTIGFGLRNVPDYLQVLKEMHRVVKPGGMVVCLETSQSEIPGYRQLFRFYFKFIMPIFGKIFAKSYKEYSWLQESANNFPGMKKLAAMFEQAGLEKVTYKAYSGGAAAMHMGFKKIR from the coding sequence ATGGCTAAATCGAAAGAAGAGCACGTTCACGAAGTATTTGAAAGTATTTCGGAAAACTATGATAAATTGAATGGCGTTATTAGCTTCCAAATGCATGTTGGCTGGCGTAACGATACGATGAAGCGTATGGCTGTCAAGCCTGGATCGAAAGCGCTGGATGTTTGTTGTGGAACAGCTGACTGGACAATTGCGTTAGCTGAGGCAGTTGGAGAAAGTGGCGAAGTAAAGGGATTGGATTTCAGTAAAAACATGCTGAAAGTGGGCGAACAAAAAATAACGCCTTATCCGCAAATTGAGCTTATACAAGGGAATGCTATGGAATTGCCTTTCCCAGACGATACATTTGACTATGTGACGATTGGTTTTGGTCTACGTAATGTTCCTGATTATTTGCAAGTGTTAAAAGAAATGCATCGCGTCGTAAAACCTGGTGGCATGGTTGTATGTTTAGAAACGTCGCAATCAGAAATTCCTGGCTATCGACAACTATTCCGTTTTTATTTTAAATTTATCATGCCGATATTTGGTAAAATTTTTGCGAAAAGCTATAAAGAATATTCCTGGTTACAGGAATCGGCAAATAATTTCCCAGGTATGAAAAAGCTAGCGGCAATGTTTGAACAGGCAGGTTTAGAAAAAGTAACGTACAAAGCATACAGTGGCGGTGCTGCGGCAATGCATATGGGCTTTAAAAAGATACGTTAA